In Spirochaetota bacterium, the following proteins share a genomic window:
- a CDS encoding alpha-amylase family glycosyl hydrolase, which produces MFVYNLFPRIYGPFSKWIEDLDRIKELGVDWIYINPVSYPGFSGSLYSVKDHYKFNPLFVDKNSKESPENQFRNFIKECKIKGMKVMVDLILNHTAIDSVLIEKHKNWYKLREDGDVKRPGAWDNGIWVEWGDLAEIDNEGSPDKINLWNYWKDLVEWYIELGVDGFRCDYAYNVPTELWEFVIKSAKSKKPDVKFMAEILGGPFDKNVEVTKSGFDYVFSSAKWWNYTESWFVEQYPIFARYSSSVAFPESHDTPRISEEYEEDLMRIKQRFIFTAFINEGVMIPVGFEFGFKKKLDVVSTTPNDWEIPSYDISKFIRYVIDVKSKHQILREEGKSVEFVSIDDDVSMFIKRGKYTDQVAMFVVNRNTSRKVKRYIDFTQVMGYYDVIDVMYNIVVPRFYEVEIPRAGIKVFVNRIH; this is translated from the coding sequence ATGTTTGTCTATAATCTGTTTCCTAGAATTTATGGACCTTTTAGCAAGTGGATAGAGGACCTTGATAGAATAAAGGAACTAGGTGTGGATTGGATATACATAAACCCTGTCTCTTATCCTGGGTTTTCTGGTAGCTTGTATTCAGTAAAGGACCATTACAAGTTTAATCCATTATTTGTTGATAAGAATTCAAAAGAGTCACCGGAAAACCAATTCAGAAACTTTATAAAAGAATGCAAGATAAAAGGTATGAAAGTAATGGTTGACTTAATACTCAATCACACTGCTATTGACTCTGTGTTAATTGAGAAACACAAGAATTGGTATAAACTGAGAGAAGATGGAGATGTAAAAAGACCAGGCGCTTGGGATAATGGCATCTGGGTTGAGTGGGGAGATCTTGCGGAGATAGATAATGAAGGTTCTCCTGATAAGATAAACCTTTGGAATTATTGGAAGGATCTGGTAGAGTGGTATATAGAACTTGGAGTTGATGGTTTTAGGTGTGATTATGCATACAATGTTCCTACTGAACTATGGGAGTTTGTAATAAAATCTGCAAAGTCAAAGAAGCCGGATGTCAAGTTTATGGCAGAAATACTTGGAGGTCCTTTTGACAAGAATGTTGAAGTTACGAAGTCAGGGTTTGACTATGTATTCAGTAGTGCAAAATGGTGGAACTATACTGAATCATGGTTTGTAGAACAGTATCCTATCTTTGCTAGATACTCATCATCAGTAGCATTCCCAGAGTCTCACGATACCCCAAGAATATCGGAAGAATATGAAGAGGATCTAATGAGAATAAAGCAGAGGTTCATATTCACAGCCTTCATAAATGAAGGTGTTATGATACCCGTTGGATTTGAATTTGGTTTTAAGAAAAAACTTGATGTTGTTTCAACAACACCGAATGACTGGGAGATACCATCCTACGATATCTCAAAGTTTATAAGATATGTTATAGATGTTAAATCAAAACACCAGATTCTTAGAGAGGAAGGTAAGTCCGTAGAATTCGTCAGTATAGATGATGATGTAAGTATGTTCATAAAACGAGGTAAATACACGGATCAGGTAGCTATGTTCGTAGTGAATAGAAACACCAGTCGTAAAGTGAAAAGATACATTGACTTCACACAGGTTATGGGCTATTATGATGTAATTGATGTGATGTATAACATAGTAGTGCCAAGGTTCTACGAAGTTGAGATACCGAGAGCAGGTATAAAAGTCTTCGTCAATAGAATACACTAA